The genomic interval TACCTTCAAGGctccagcaacagcagctgaaagTGGGTTCCTCCAGCCCTaaccccagggacccccccggggGTGCAGATGGGGGGGCACTCCCACCTCCCAACAGCCCTCTGCCAAGAGGCTGGTTCCCTGGCACCCTGCATTAATTCCCCAGACAGACTAATAATAAggtttaatattaaataatgaGGTGTGGAAGCATCATTATCAGGTAATCATTTCTTATGAAATAGGTTTTCCATTCCAGTGCAGTGTCTCAAGCACTTTTCCCCAGGCAATCTCCCAGTGCTTCATGCAGGGGTCAGTGTCATTGCACTCCAGGTGtaggtggggaaactgaggcacgggtTGCAGGAGTGCAGTAAAAACATCACAGGGAGAAGCTGGGCAGCCCAGCCAGGGCACCATGCCCTGGTTGTAACCCCAGAGGAAGGGGTGGGATGCCATCAGCTCCTCTGCCCCAGACTGCTCACCCCTTTCCAGCCCCAAACgcttcttattttttcccctgaaatgtTCTGGCTGATCCCAAAGCTGCCTCAGTGGCACTGCTGGCTGTGTTTGTCCTACCTGATGCTTAGCCATGCAGCGGGAACCTCTCTTCGGGAGCATGGGAACCATGTGCCAGCCCTCCACCCTGCTGTCACCTCCTGTGGGCAATGGTGAGGGACATCTTGCTGCGGCTCCTGGACACGTTGGGGTGCCCGTGAAAGGGCTGCAGCCCTCAGGGCACATTCCTGAATGACTGGCCGAGAGCAGCACCCATGGGGCCAGGGACTGGGTCAGGAGGACAAAGGTGGTGACGATGGTGCAGACACTGTGTTGGGGTGTGCAGCTGGGGAAAACCACGGTGAGGGGCACCAGCGGGCAGCTCCAGCATGGGGGTGACCAGCAGcccctgcttccccctcccttgAGAGCAGGCATAGAGGGTCCCAAATCTCAACTGTGCATCTCAGATGTCCACTCCCCTCCCAAACCAGGGCCCCTGTGATGGAGGGGCTGAGAATCCCCTGAGTGGGACCAGCCCCAAAGAGGGCAAAGCTGGGAGGCATGCAGGGCTGAGAGGTGCCTAACCTGTTTGGCACAGGTGAAAATGAGCCGCCGCGTGTTAACCCTCAGGAGCTGGATATAGGGACAAGGAAACATCACTCTGCCAAGGCACAAGGCTCTAGGGAGGAGATCAGGGTGGGATCCCAAATCTGCCCATTTATACAGTCCAGACCTTTGGTTGAGCTCCCTGCCCCACACCCCGCTGCCTGTCCCTGGATCCccggggcaggagggatgcCTGTGGCACCAGGAGGATGGCCATGATCCTGGGGAGCTCAGAGAGAGAGGTGAGGGAGGGCAAGGCTAGGACTGCCTGGGGGATGAGTTGGcatcccttcccatcccatcactctgcagggagggaagtgttggctggcagaggggaaggtGAGCTTACAGGGGCCAGGATCGCTCTCTCCATCCTCTGATTTCACTGCCCTTGTTGCCCGGTAGCTAGAGGCTCTGATTTATGTTTACATCTGTGGGATGGAAAGCCATGAGTTTCTGCTCCAGGATGGCTGCATCATGTAACCCGATGACCCCAACAGCCTGGGGAGCCTGGGGACCTCCAAAagccctgcagcctggcagcctGAATCCTCTGATGCACAGAGCCCTTGGCTGTCCCTGGGGTCTGGGTACCTGAATGCCATGGGCACAGCTCCCCAGGAGCTAGGATGGAGGGGAGGGACCAGCACAGCCCCCTCAACCCCTGCACATGCTGGGGTGCAGGATGCAGGAGGAGCGACTACCCTCTCCACTAAGACACTGGAGGAACACACTAGCAGGGCTTGGCCTGCCATATTTTAAccaaaagaggcagaaaacaccagcagTGACACTGTGAGTGCCCGGAGATCTGCAGTCAGGTCTGAAAGTGCATTCAGTCCCTAGCCAGATGAGAGAGCTTCACCTGAAGCTGCTTCTGGGCTTTCTCCAGGGGTCTTTTGAAAGAGGTTTCAGCCCTAGCTCTGTCCCAGCATCAGTGACACCCCTCTAGTATCCAAGCTGATCCCATCCCTGCTACGAGTCCCTCTTCACCAGCAGTAGCCAAGGGAGCACAGCCGCCAGCATGGCCACAGTCAAGATGAGGAGGACGGCGAGGGCGATGGGTGACTGGCAGCATTTCacccccagggctgagctggatGACACCGAGCTCCGCGTTTCCgctctgcttctcctccccagtGAGCCGCAGTCAGTGTCCACCAGCGGCATCCCATGGTTGCTGATGACAAAGATGTGGGCTTCCCGTGCCAGCTCTCCTGGGACCCCCTGCGAGTCCACGGGGCTGTTTCCTGTGCTGCAGCACCGGTCAAGGCTCTGTACCGGCATCACAAAATGGCTGGGCACCACCAAGGTGTTGCTGGCCTCCATTTTGGTCAGATGGGGCAAGGAGGAAGGTGACAGAGGCATCTCCAGTGTCCGGGCATTGGTGCCTGCCTTGGGTGGCCATAGAGCCTTCTTCTTGCTGAGGAAAGTCACATAGCGGCAGACAGGGCAGATGATGCTGCTCTGGACCTGGCCATCAAGCTTGGCAGAGAGCAGGCACTTCACCAGGCAGTCGTGGCAGAAGGTGTGCCCGCAGCTGAGCTTGCGGTGCATGGCCTCCAGCGGGTGAAACTTCTCATAGCACACAGGGCACTCGGCCGGGACACCCTCCTTGCTGGACGAGGTCTCAGACATCCCTGCTCTGTTGGCCACAAGCACTCCCCAGCTGCAAGGAAGAGGCGCGATGGGTTAATAAGAGTCTCAGTTGCAATGATTAGCGAGATCCATCTCttcatctctcctcctccctcctgctctcttGCCTTTGCCCTCTTGCCCCTAACAGATGCAGTGAATGGCTACTAGGCATGGTCTCAACAAGGCAGAGCATTTTCAGGAGCATTAAACCTCTCAGTGTGGCCCTTGGGGCAAGAGAGAGATGATGGGATGACCTCAGCTCCAGAGCCACTGGGGGCAATAATCCCTGGCTGCAAAATCACATGGAAAAAGGCATGAGCCCCTGGATGGAACTGTGTCTACCTGCTCAGTGCCTAGTACAGATAAAGCAGGTTCAGCTTGCGTCACGAGTGCATCTGTGCTCTGCTGCCGGCTCCAGGTGCACGGGGGAGTGGGAACTCCCATCCTACAAAGAAACCTGCCAAGGAAAGAGAGATGCTCCCGTCCCGGGGGACGCAGAGGGGCcgggaggagcaggggaggcCAGGCCAGTGGGGCAGGTGGGAGCACAGGACTccatggggagggagagggagtgTGCCATAGCCAGGGCAGGCAGTGAGCACCCACGTCAGGCTCCTTCCAGGCTGCTGGAGGTTGTCCCAGGGTGGTGGCCAGGCCACCGCCATCTCCAGGCCGTGCTCCTCACTCACGCTGGAGCACAGTGCGGGCAGCAAGCCTCAGAGACCAGCATCTCGGGTTAGtcagagggagcagggcagagcccggCCAGCTCACCCGGCCCCCGCCCTGGCCTGGGGTGTGAGGGGGAGCGCAGGGCTGCTGTGATCCCCAGACCTGCATCTGGGCTGGGTCTGAAGCTCTCCCGTGCATCTGCCAGGGCAGGGAACATTCACATGGTGGCttcagggaagggagaggggagaggggagagggaagaggggagaggggagatgggagagggaagaggggagaggggaggagggatgctcAGCTCAGCTCCCTTCTCTTAGACTAGTTCAGGAATTGGAGCTTCATAAAACCTGCAGGTTTTTCCTGACCTTGTAGCATTTTCAGACCAGACCCAACCTGCATCCCTTTTCTCACGCATGACTGTGCCCACGGACATCCTCATAGCCGATTCTGGAGGTTTTGCCATCCCTCCTTGGCTGCCCTTTTTGTGCACAGGAGCCACCCCCTGCACCAGGGTGGCCACAGGAACACAACAAGCCATTCCCCCCCcatgcaagagaagaaagatcCAGGCTCCTGCTCTGGTTTAGGAGGGATCAGGGACTTGATGGCCCCCCAAAGTGCTGCAGAAGGAGACCCTAACCCCGTGCACTTGCTCCTCCATGACCCAAAGTCCCCTTACCTGCTGCAGGGCACCAGGGCAGGGGCCCTTCCACGCACTCCACCACTGTCCCCAGAAGCAGGGCTGGCcgtgccccagccccagcactgaGCACCAGCCAAGGAGACGACCGGGACACCTATATAACACGGAGGTGTTGGCTGCGCGTTTCATGCGGGTGCGTTGCGCAaaagctggagcagggacagggacagctcCCGGGGTGTGAATGCAGAGGAACTCGTTTGGGTTTTAAAGGCCTGATGTTCAGCTGGTTGGCCAGGGAGTGGGCAAGGAGCCGGCGTCAGGCGTCagagggcagggacaggaggCACGGTCCTGCCTGCTTTCCCTCATGTAATGGGAAGCTGTAGCTGGGCTCATCTCTGGGGTCAAACCCCAATGAAACAGGCACTAAGGGGGATGCCGGGCCCCCAAACACCTCTGTTGCTGCAAAGCATGGTGAGCTGCAGCATCCTGCAACAGGGCTAGGCTCCTGCTAAACACTTCTCGCCTCTAACCACCACCACTCCTCATCCCTTGCCCTAGCCACATCTTCATCCCCatgccccctcccctccttaTCCCCCAAACACTCAtccccccagctctgcactCCCCATCCTACATTGTCAGACTTCCACCAGAGCCCTGATGTGGTGGTGCATGGCCCAACAAATACACTCGAGCAGGCATGGGAGCCACCACTGCCTTGCACCTGCCCTGGGGGGGTTCCAGCATCTCTGGGAACTGTGGTTCGGTCAGCAGCAGGAGCCCTGCGGGCTCAGCGCAGGCAGGAGCCCCATGCTTGGCCATCTCAGCAGCTGCGGGTGGCTCGTGAGTCACCATTTGGCCACGTGTGGGCTGGAAACCCACACAGAGAAGGTTCCCTGTGGCCTTATCCATGTCCCAGGGTGCAGCCTGTCCCTCACCTGTCCCCCAGGGCAAGAAGCCAAGAGGCATCTTCCCTGCAAAGCCCTGCAAAAAATGCTGGCAGGGTGGATGGCTCCTGCCTCAATCTCGAATCTTTCCAGCCACCCCTGCCACCCCTCAGGCCAGCCAGTGGCCACAGGGCTGCCAGCCCACATTCAGTCTTGCCAAGCAGCTCCACGGGGATCTGGGTGCTGCTTGCCACATCCAGAGGTGGTGCCCAGAGCAGGCGTGGTGACCCCAAGGCGCCTGCCTGCATGCCTTCCCTGGCTCTGGCTATGGCAGTGCACCCACAGGACCTGGATTTGCACCATCAAGGGGCTTGAATGCCCTGGAGGGCCTGGGGTGTCCATCACAGAAAGCCTTCAGGAGAAACCTGGACATATGGGGAGATCTTGCCTTCGGGCAGAGAGATGTTCTGCAGAAGCATTCCCAGCCCTGTGCTACTCCAGCTTCAAGAAGGTGCCAAGGGCTCTGCAGGGTCTATGGGGCAGGCAGAAGAGGATAAGCACCCCTGGCACCCAAAACTCAATGAGATGGGCCCTGGAGTCCCTTTGTGGACAGGAGGGGTGGTTTCACGTGGCTGGGTGCTGTGGCAgggtgcagggctgcaggcGTGGGCAGCAGTATCAGTCGCTCGTGGTTGTAGCGGTTACAACATGGGGCTGGTTTCTGGAAGGAGAAGGTTGGGTGCAGCCCCACCAGGACACCCTGTGCACTGGGGCAGCTGCCAAAATGCATCTGCCCTCTGCAGAGAGCACCCATGGTGGAAGACTTGTGCCCCAGGGGGGACCTCTTGAGCCATGAAGCCCTGTTCCTTGCTGGAAGGAGACCCAGAGCATGTCAACACCTTCCACACCTCTGCTTAGGATCAGGGACCAAGCCACCCCACTTGTTGTCCCAGTTTTCTTGGGATGGTCAGCAATTGAGCTTGAAACCTCTCCAGACAGATTGTGCCAGGGCTGAGGTTGCATAGTCACCCCTGGGATAGGCATCCCTGTCCCCTGGCCCCTCCTTGAAGCTGCTGGAGGTGCCAGGGCTTCTTGCATCCACCAAGATCTCCAGTGCTGAACAAGTGATCTGGGCCAGCGAGAGCAGATTTGGGGCAGCCAAGCATCTCCCCAGCTTCAGTTTACTCTCTGCTGGCACCAAGGCGGGGTGGAAATTCCTGTTTCCCATACTTTGAATGCTCTCTGCAGTTGGAAACTATGAGCTCATGGCTCTATACATAGGCACTGGAAAAACAAGTCTGCCTCCCTCCGTTTGCTGCTTTGACCACGCCAAAATCAAAGGGATTTTGGCATATCACGTCCCCAGCTCTGTCAGCAGTTTCGTTCTTTCCCGGGCATGGCTTCTCTCGGTGCCTTTGCCCCACTTTCACGTGTGGCAGCATCTTTCCTGAGTGACAATATTGAGTCTGCTGATGCCTGAAGGACAAGAAACCAGGTTCAGGGGCAAAGCGAGTCCTTAAACactgcctgtatttttttctcacacttTAAGAAGTGCAGCTCATTGCCAGTGTTTCAGCCCCCTCAAACTCAATGCAGGGCCAAGGGCTCCAGGATCCTTTTATCCAAGCAAGAAGGTGGCACCAGGCTGAGCTCCTCTCCAGAGACCACAGCTGAGACCTTCTCTGTTTTGGGGTCGGTGGCTTCCAGCAAACAAGGGACATGTCTGACCCAGAGGAGGACACAGCCCTTGCTGCAGGGTCAGGTGGCCAGGGTCCCTTCCCTGCAACTGCAGTGGCATTTGGGCAGAGCATTGCAGCCTTTTGCAAGGACAAGAGGATGCTGCAGAGACAGCCCTTGTGTTCTAAAGTATCAAACTTTCCACTCTAAGCAACCAGGTAGGGAGGAGGGAAAATGCTATTATATATAGTTATGTGAAAGTGcttattttcaaagcacatttAAAGCTAGAAGATTGTTCTCTATGTGAGTCTGGTGCCAGGCAAATAATCACTATGGGTCTCAATATTTCCATATCAAATCCATGCTGCATGGATTCCCCAGATCTTTACCAATGAAGCAGGGACATTTCCAATGAGCAAAGACATGTCCCGCTTCCCTTTGCTCAGCCGGGGCCAGGATCCTGGTGAGAAAATCCCGGATTTATTCTTGGTGGCGAGATGCATGGAGGGAGCTTTGCTCTCTGCAATCTGCGTGGCTGGTGGCTGCTGGAAAGGCTGGGCTGGGTGAAGTCTGTAAATGAGTGATTGCcaaaagctgcaggaaggaTCACTCTGCCCATGTGTATATTCTCCTCTTTCAGTGCCATGAATCATCCATGAAATGGTGGCCGTGATGGCCGGTGTCCCTGCCCAGTGGCCTCAATGTGTTCCCAGCGAAGCTGCAGGGCAAGTCCAGCTGCAGTGTGGTGGGGATGCTGCCcctcctgcctcttctctgGCTCCGTTCCATGCTGGGCTCATTACACCATTTGTACCCTTTCCCCATCACCCTGGGGCTGGCATGCCGGCCCTATTCCTCCCAGGTCACAGCCAGTCCTCCCAAACTCCCCCAGGTTTTCCCTTAGCACCGCTCAACCTGCAAACCTGAGGCTTTACAGGAGTTTCTGCTCAACTCATTCTCCTACCACCtcttcccagccccagctcaAACACAGAGTTGTTGCCATTGGTGGGAATGAGGTGAAGGGAAGGCGGGGGGAAAGTAAATCTGTGTTTGATCCCAGCCCAGGGAGATATTCCCGGCTGAGGAAGAAGCTTAGTGAAGCAAAATTGCTTTCCCGGGGCTGCACCGTACTGGTGGAGGGCCCAAGGCTGGTGGCCCCTGTCTGTGTTATATCCAGTCCCATGCTGGACTGGATCACATAGCTGGAAAAGATGGACAAGCTGGGGGTCACCCAAGCTCCTTAAATGGTCTTGGGTGCCCCTGAGCTCACACATCTTTTCCAACGCTTGTTTTGCTTGAATTCAGAGCGGGAAAATCAGTGTCTATTCTTTCTGGGTGTCTCCATCGTGCTCATCAAGCACCTGGCAGGATAGAGACCCACCATTGGGATGCCAGTTTAGCCAAGATACCCGAAAATACGTAACAGCAgctcttttttcagctttctcctcGGTGCTTTTTGCCGTGCCCAGGAGGTGGTGCTCTCGGATGCGCTTTGGCCACGCTACAAAAAAGATCCAgagtttactgaaaaaaaaccctgagccTGCCTCTCCAGGGGTGCTGCCAAGGTCTGGAGCTGGTGGTCCCCACCAGCTGGGATGCTGCCTCTTCCCCACTGGGATGGATGGGATCTGCTCATCCTCCTGCCGATCAGAAATTTAGGTCCAGCCATTTGATGGGATGAACGCTTATCAAACACCAAGGAACAGCTGGGCCACCAAACCCTTCTCTGATCTCTGTTTTCCTGCCAGATGCTGCAGGCTTTGTGAAGGGACCCACACCGTACTTGGGCATCACAGCTCCAATctgcccctgcctccctgctgctAGCAGCAAACATTCCCAGGAATGACCCTGAGCTTCGCGTGAGCCCTTGGAGCCTTATTCTGACACCAAATATCGGGGATTTGTCCCACCCAGTCCATGCAGACCCACACAGCCCCACAGTGCATGGGGTTTCCCCATGCCTGGGAGGGCAACTGCAGTCTCCAGGGGCTCCTTCAATACACATTTCTGCCGCCAAAGATGCCCTGCACCAAGCAGTGTGTCGAGTGAGTCTGAGGGCAGCCCAAATGCAATCACCCGAGACGATGAGCAAGACTAGGGCTGCATGAACCTCCCTAGGTGTGGTGGCAAGATCCAGCCCACGTACCCCTCCCCTGGCCCAGGGCTGCCTCCCCACAtgcctccccacctccctggcCCTGGTCCCACCTCACATCCCATCCCAGCCCTTCCAGGATGCTAGGTAACGGCAGGAGGGAGTTGCCACAATGGTAATCCACGGCATCATGTGCGTAATGGAGAAACAATACGGCTTTGAAGCAAGCGGGCAGATGCTTGAGGGAGAAGAAGGCGTCTATTCAGTGGCGGCAGCTGGGGTGGGCAGCTGCCCGCTTGCCTGCACAGAGCCCCGCGCTGCCGGGGCTGCGCTCACCTGGGGCTCATTTTGGGGGTCCTGCCAGCCCGACGGCTCAGCAGACCCTTCCTGGGGACAGGGTCAGGATGAGGAGCAGCGTATCAAAACCCAGGAGGGACCCATCCTCAAAAATGGTCAAACAATGGCAGATTGTCCCCTTGCttgtccccccacccctgtGCCCACACCAGCCCCTTTGGGGAAGAGCACAAACCAGATGTAGGGCCGCCGTGGTCCCTGTGACCCCTCTCTGCCAAGCCATGAGCCATGCCACCCCGAGGACGTTTTATCACCAGCGTCCCCTGCAGCAGAGGGTATCGCCTGACTCTTTCACACCATCCCCTCTGGCTGCCTTTTTACCAGGCAATTCCCTCAAGCCTTATTCTGGGGGACATGGCACAGAAACCCTGCAAGGAGAAAAGGCCGCTGGGGTTGGGGATTTGGGGCCTTTCACTGAAATGGGATGTTCCCTGTGGTTTTGGCTGCCAGGTTGTGTCtcggtttgttttttttctccaagccTGGTTCCTGGAGGGCTGTGATTGCAGAGGCGTTCCTGCCTTTAATGGGAACAAGTGCAGGTCAGCTTTTAGCCCTGCAACATGTGTCCCGGAGCAGCACGTAAAGGGAAGGCTCAATAAAAGGAGCACTAAACACTCAATTTGGGttcatttaatgatttttctagGGTCTTATGACCACGCAGTCAGCATGGTGCTGTGAGGGGAGAGTTTGCGGGCACAGCTGCTTCACTATCCCGGATCACTTGGTGGGTCACCAACCAGAAACCCAAGCGGGTTATCGAGAGAAAGATACTCGGCACAAAGTGCATCTGCCCAGACATGAtggcaggaggcaggagggctgtcctccccatcccaccatcCTGTGGGGTCTACACTCCCTGTAGTCAAAATAAGGGAAGGATAACCCCAGCCCTCCCTtccagctggggtcagctggaAAACACACAAGGGCCCTGACAACCCCCCAACCCATGGTGTCCCACGGGGGACAGGGCATGTGGTGCCTCAGTGTCCCCTTCCACATCCTGGGGGGATGATGGATCCAGCACAGAGACACACTCCCAAGCCAGCACTGGGGCTGTGGATGCTGTCGCAGTCATTTCCCACATCTCCTGGGCCCTCCACATCCATTGTTAGGGATCCCCAGGAAAATGAGCGCAAGCAGATCTGGGGTGCATAAGGGGTCACCCCTGCACCCTGTGAGCAGCTGGGCAATAATcaagaaaatcagcatttcagggcagctctgcttttgACAGGCTAGCTGAACTGCAAACAAGTATTTTTAGGAATCACTGCAAAGTCTTTGAGGGAAATGATTTGGCAAATACTGCCCAGGTGCCAAAGGAGGAACTCAGATTTGTCAATAAAATAGCAACATCTATTGAAAAAAGTCTCTGTATGGATGGATACAGCCAGCTCAGAGAGGGACTTCGGGTGCAGGATAAAGGGAGGATAAATGAAGTGACGCTGTTGTTGAGTACAACAGAGGGTTTGCTGCCTTCGTGCTTGAAGAAATATCCTGTTCAGTGCCAGCCCTTCCCCTGGCCCCAGATCTGGACATCCCTCTGGCCAGGCTGTGTGCTCCCCACACCGAGGTCTCGCCCTGGGCTGACCCATGGAGGATGGGAGTTCCTCATCCCCCGGCAGACGGTGGGATGCGGCTGCAGGTTGGTGGCAGCCACTGCCCTAATGAAGCTCCTTGTCCTGAAGCTTTCACTTGACCTGCCTTTGCCTGGGCTGTCTGGGTAGCAATCCCACTGGGCCATCTGGATATGTCCCAGGAGAGCACTGGGTATCGGTGACACATGGTTGTAGGGCGAGCTGTCAGCCCCCAACCTCCCCACTCCTGAAAATcagccccaggctgctgcaggtgTTGCCAGGACAGGAGCAGTGGCCATACGCTGCACTCAGATTCATCCAGACCTGCTTAATCCTGTTGGGGAGAGTCCCCCTGGCCATGCGGCAGAGCGGCGGCGTGGCACCGAGTCGCTTTGCTTTCCTGGCTGTTGCATCAtgctggcaggctgctgggACATGGTGCGTGCCAGGCAAGCAGAGTGTCGGCCGGCTGTGCTGCCGAGCATGGAGCCATCAGGGCCCTCATCCCAGGGCAGAGCCATGGGGTATTCCCATCTGCAAAGCCTtgctggggcagctgggcagggagcacTGAGGGGCTCTGCCTGGGCCAGTCATCCTCTCCAAGAGCTGTTGCTCTGCCACATCCCTCTCCCAGAACCATTGCCCTGCCACATCCTTCACAGACCTGCACTCCCTGCATTCCTCCCACTCCCACCCCCTGCCCAgtcccatccctccccacaCTCCTCCTAATCCCATCCTTCCCAGTCCCATCCAAACcacatccctcccagccccatctcccccatacctctcccagccccatccTTCCCTGTACAACTTCCCATATCCCTCCCAGCCCTATACCCTCCCCAAACCCATGCCTCCTTAGATCTCCTCCAGCCTCATCCCTCCCTGCATCCCCCTAGTTCCaacccttccctgctcctttcTGGGAGGCACACAGAGCCCCATGGGAGCCACCTCTTGTGGGCTCTAAACAGCCATAATTAAACCCATTGGGTTACAAGGATGAAATATTGCTGCCACTGTTGTCAGCATGGCCCTTGGATGGGGACCATGGGAAGGTGTGAGTAGCAATTCTTGTGGGCAGATGGCAGGT from Aquila chrysaetos chrysaetos chromosome 5, bAquChr1.4, whole genome shotgun sequence carries:
- the RNF222 gene encoding RING finger protein 222, which produces MSETSSSKEGVPAECPVCYEKFHPLEAMHRKLSCGHTFCHDCLVKCLLSAKLDGQVQSSIICPVCRYVTFLSKKKALWPPKAGTNARTLEMPLSPSSLPHLTKMEASNTLVVPSHFVMPVQSLDRCCSTGNSPVDSQGVPGELAREAHIFVISNHGMPLVDTDCGSLGRRSRAETRSSVSSSSALGVKCCQSPIALAVLLILTVAMLAAVLPWLLLVKRDS